One segment of Abyssibacter profundi DNA contains the following:
- a CDS encoding malic enzyme-like NAD(P)-binding protein — translation MSNPDRRQAALDYHAKPRPGKLGIAITKPFTTPSELALAYSPGVAEPVIEIEKNPDDAFKYTSKGNLVAVITNGTAVLGLGRTGALASKPVMEGKAVLFKKFANVDVFDIEVDAPDADDFIETVKRIAPTFGGINLEDIAAPDCFYVEQALSDALDIPVFHDDQHGTAIIICAGLLNALSYQGKTLEQARIVCVGAGAAGIASMNLLQALGADANNIIMCDSKGVVHSGRTDLNAQKQAFAVDTDLRTLEDAMSGADVFIGVSGPGLVSQAMVQSMAPKPVVFALANPTPEILPEEAHAVRDDLIMATGRSDYPNQVNNVLCFPFLFRGALDVRSRSINHAMQIAAVHAIADLARQPVPEVVKDAYDAPELSFGPEYILPTPLDPRLSDFVSPAVAAAAVDSGAARSEYPAHYPKR, via the coding sequence ATGAGCAATCCCGACAGGCGCCAGGCGGCGCTGGACTACCACGCCAAGCCTCGGCCAGGAAAACTCGGGATCGCCATTACCAAGCCGTTTACCACGCCTAGCGAGCTGGCTCTGGCCTACTCGCCCGGTGTGGCCGAGCCGGTGATCGAGATCGAGAAAAACCCCGACGACGCCTTCAAGTACACCTCCAAAGGCAATCTGGTCGCGGTGATCACCAACGGCACGGCGGTGCTGGGTCTGGGGCGCACCGGTGCGCTGGCCTCCAAGCCGGTGATGGAAGGCAAGGCGGTGTTGTTCAAGAAATTCGCGAATGTCGACGTCTTTGATATCGAGGTCGACGCGCCCGATGCCGACGACTTCATCGAAACCGTCAAGCGCATTGCCCCGACTTTCGGAGGCATCAACCTTGAAGACATTGCCGCGCCAGACTGCTTTTACGTCGAGCAGGCGCTGAGCGATGCGCTGGATATCCCGGTGTTCCACGACGATCAGCACGGCACCGCGATCATCATCTGCGCCGGACTGCTTAACGCCTTGTCCTACCAGGGCAAAACGCTGGAGCAGGCGCGCATCGTCTGCGTGGGTGCGGGGGCCGCCGGCATTGCTTCAATGAATCTGCTGCAGGCGCTGGGTGCCGATGCGAACAACATCATCATGTGCGACAGCAAGGGTGTGGTGCATAGCGGCCGCACCGACCTGAACGCGCAGAAGCAGGCGTTTGCGGTCGATACGGACTTGCGCACGCTGGAAGACGCCATGAGCGGCGCCGATGTTTTTATCGGTGTGTCCGGCCCGGGGCTGGTCTCGCAGGCCATGGTGCAATCGATGGCGCCCAAGCCCGTGGTGTTCGCGCTGGCCAACCCGACGCCGGAAATCCTGCCTGAAGAGGCGCATGCGGTGCGCGATGACCTGATCATGGCCACCGGGCGCAGCGATTACCCGAATCAGGTGAACAACGTCTTGTGTTTTCCGTTCCTGTTTCGCGGTGCGCTGGATGTGCGGTCTCGCTCGATCAACCACGCCATGCAGATCGCGGCGGTCCATGCCATCGCCGATCTGGCGCGCCAGCCGGTGCCGGAGGTGGTGAAGGATGCCTACGACGCGCCCGAGCTGAGTTTCGGGCCGGAGTACATCCTGCCCACCCCGCTGGATCCACGTCTGTCCGATTTCGTTTCTCCGGCGGTGGCCGCGGCGGCCGTCGATTCCGGCGCCGCTCGCAGCGAGTACCCAGCCCACTACCCCAAGCGCTAG
- a CDS encoding MerR family transcriptional regulator: MNEVVEEGQSFRIGAVERATGIPANTIRVWERRYGLVNPARDETGTRLYSQDDVEYLRQVRSLIDAGDSIGYIATLDKSQIPARIESLASMPNRGNLRRRRTGLAPLLLVGPTLGDRLGDIDLPGYTIHASYASPAEARQASLPTHSNAIAVVETEQVTRSMAQELAAWRDDASLTALIVVYSYARKSDLEAIRDLGLLVLREPIDAEMLRHVLLTRKYWLAPEEQPGDYLSEPIPPQLFTKKELVALALVQTSVSCECPRHLAELLISLSAFERYSQLCEDRSTEDAAVHAMLRGATAHARATMEAALKRVVDHEKIDLSELR, from the coding sequence ATGAACGAAGTTGTTGAAGAGGGCCAGTCATTCCGGATTGGGGCGGTCGAGCGCGCCACGGGCATCCCCGCCAATACCATTCGGGTCTGGGAGCGACGCTACGGGCTGGTCAACCCGGCGCGCGACGAAACCGGGACCCGGCTGTATTCTCAAGATGACGTTGAGTACCTGCGTCAGGTGCGCAGCCTGATCGACGCCGGGGACTCCATCGGCTACATCGCCACGCTGGACAAATCGCAGATTCCCGCTCGGATCGAGTCGCTGGCTTCGATGCCCAACCGCGGCAATTTGCGGCGGCGGCGCACCGGGCTTGCTCCGCTGCTGCTCGTCGGGCCAACGCTGGGTGATCGCCTCGGCGACATCGATCTGCCCGGCTATACCATTCACGCGAGTTATGCCTCGCCCGCCGAGGCGCGACAGGCGTCTTTGCCCACCCATTCGAATGCGATTGCCGTTGTCGAGACCGAGCAGGTCACGCGTTCCATGGCGCAGGAGCTGGCCGCCTGGCGGGACGATGCCAGCCTCACCGCGTTAATCGTCGTGTACAGCTATGCGCGCAAATCGGATCTGGAGGCGATTCGCGACCTCGGCCTGCTGGTGCTGCGCGAGCCCATCGATGCCGAGATGCTCCGCCATGTGCTGCTCACCCGGAAATACTGGCTTGCACCGGAAGAGCAGCCCGGGGACTACCTGTCCGAGCCGATTCCCCCGCAGCTGTTCACCAAGAAGGAATTGGTCGCCCTGGCGCTGGTTCAGACCAGTGTCAGCTGCGAATGCCCTCGCCACTTGGCCGAGCTGCTCATCTCGTTGAGTGCATTCGAGCGCTACTCACAGCTTTGCGAGGATCGCTCGACCGAAGATGCCGCCGTTCACGCCATGCTGCGGGGTGCGACCGCCCACGCACGGGCCACGATGGAGGCTGCGCTTAAGCGGGTCGTCGACCACGAAAAAATCGACTTGTCGGAGCTGCGTTAG
- a CDS encoding CPXCG motif-containing cysteine-rich protein, producing MEPLTEHPTHCPYCGEPITLLIDHSGGSQSYVEDCFVCCQPIVVQVVEGDDGFQVDVSPEND from the coding sequence ATGGAACCACTGACCGAACACCCCACACACTGCCCCTATTGTGGTGAGCCGATCACCCTGCTCATTGATCACAGCGGTGGCTCCCAGTCCTACGTCGAAGACTGCTTCGTCTGCTGCCAGCCCATCGTGGTGCAGGTGGTGGAGGGCGACGACGGTTTTCAGGTGGACGTCAGTCCCGAGAACGATTGA
- a CDS encoding adenylate/guanylate cyclase domain-containing protein, producing the protein MPLAEQAHLVVAIMAIGTGLASWLTNRDDTVNRALALCLITIGVVQALDPAEACWGRVFWAAFAELLEATAILAGVEWGRRIGRTARGRRGLAAQVLFRASQLLVLVWLGLGLGYLLIAPEQATSDASGPVKVRGIEFAIFAPVLGSAMLLSAIAIVLLLSGRLDSTDSLRLRMLYLAAPFLIGALVVSQGLEPYLVAIGLAILSASSVRYLTILGRRGAFMGQFLSPQVAQEVRRHGLDHLLERRRALLTVVVADLRGFSAYAREQRSDAVFELLEAFYQAVGQAARRHGGTVKDHAGDGVLILVGAPFALSDHARRAVELAFDLQQAVRDMLAEAGHAPSVGLGIGLATGHVTVGALHGAGRLEYAAVGNPVVLASRLCNRAADGEVLADVRTREQAGQSDRWTAVDQTAEPLKGFPSPVPICALRLQSLGATGETSKR; encoded by the coding sequence ATGCCTCTCGCCGAGCAAGCGCATCTGGTCGTCGCCATCATGGCGATTGGAACCGGGCTGGCGAGCTGGCTGACGAACCGTGACGACACCGTCAACCGGGCGTTGGCGCTTTGTCTGATCACCATCGGCGTGGTGCAGGCCCTCGATCCGGCGGAAGCGTGCTGGGGTCGTGTGTTCTGGGCGGCATTTGCCGAGTTGCTGGAAGCCACGGCCATACTCGCCGGCGTGGAATGGGGGCGTCGCATCGGGCGCACGGCGCGTGGCCGCCGGGGCCTGGCGGCACAAGTCCTGTTCCGGGCGTCTCAGTTGCTCGTTCTGGTCTGGTTGGGGCTGGGTCTGGGCTATTTGCTCATCGCGCCGGAGCAGGCAACCTCCGATGCCAGCGGGCCGGTCAAGGTCCGGGGAATCGAATTCGCCATCTTCGCGCCGGTGCTGGGCTCGGCCATGCTGCTATCGGCCATTGCCATCGTGCTGCTGCTCAGCGGCCGGCTGGACTCCACCGATTCGCTGCGGCTGCGGATGCTGTATCTGGCGGCGCCGTTTCTGATCGGCGCCCTGGTGGTCAGCCAGGGTCTGGAGCCCTATCTGGTGGCCATCGGCCTGGCGATTCTGTCTGCATCCTCGGTGCGCTATTTAACGATTCTGGGTCGTCGCGGCGCATTCATGGGGCAGTTTCTATCGCCGCAGGTGGCGCAGGAGGTCCGACGACACGGCCTTGATCACCTGTTGGAGCGGCGGCGTGCGCTGCTCACCGTCGTGGTGGCCGACCTGCGCGGCTTTTCTGCCTATGCGCGAGAGCAGCGTTCGGATGCCGTATTCGAGCTGCTGGAAGCGTTCTACCAGGCAGTGGGCCAAGCCGCGCGGCGACACGGCGGAACGGTCAAGGACCATGCGGGCGATGGCGTGCTCATCCTGGTGGGCGCACCCTTCGCCTTGAGTGACCATGCGCGACGGGCCGTGGAGTTGGCGTTCGACCTGCAACAGGCGGTGCGGGACATGCTCGCGGAGGCGGGGCACGCGCCATCCGTGGGCCTGGGCATCGGGCTGGCGACCGGGCATGTCACGGTGGGTGCCCTGCACGGTGCCGGGCGTCTTGAATATGCCGCGGTCGGCAACCCCGTGGTGCTGGCTTCGCGGCTCTGCAACCGCGCCGCCGACGGCGAGGTGCTGGCGGATGTCCGCACGCGTGAACAGGCCGGCCAGTCCGACCGTTGGACGGCCGTTGACCAGACGGCCGAACCGCTTAAGGGCTTCCCGAGCCCGGTGCCCATTTGTGCACTGCGCTTGCAAAGCCTTGGTGCGACCGGAGAAACTAGTAAGCGTTAA